The Besnoitia besnoiti strain Bb-Ger1 chromosome Unknown contig00050, whole genome shotgun sequence DNA segment cgtagctgtagatgaatgctaaatctagagtatctctcctaagacactgcataacatatgaatgctccttccgccattcgttgactgtgtttaccacggggaattagaacagaataccaagttctttgcctggaggtttgttacgttccgtacagttgtaggtaaaaggtatgttagagacttagactagcgttggagcacattgtttcattcgatagtccacgctcaatcttaccatacatagtacttttatgatcccaggctggtttaataagtcaaagtttagccgggaagttagcgtctaaaatatataaccgatagtctcaacttagatgcacagatggacataattaatccttgtacggtttgtacctacttgactcctcagtttaagcagaactgtagtttctcgggactaaagtcagcataatcaataaaaaggtttgttcagccactggttcaccatcaactaccttgtttcgacttcgtaccgactgtgttattgtagcacatatcaatcccttaaatagggatattattcccaaacaacggatcgtgttggctaggtgaactaatcacgtttcataaatacaatcagtgaaagctcttttgatttccatgaacggagttacatattagattctcttcgctcccatggtatttagtaagttaacattgaaacgtatccagtgtaaagtttgaacgtaatccagctttaccttctatgttgttatgttaaccaaataagtttcatcgttgttgatatttcattgacatgttgataacataaatactaacaaaccaccggttttggatgggattacttttaacaccgcataatatgctaaaaagtaccattcaggtacgatatgaagcggagttacaaaccggttcactggtatggagttatctgggtgcgataattca contains these protein-coding regions:
- a CDS encoding uncharacterized protein (encoded by transcript BESB_063970); translation: MSAHYSLVIEQDSFVPYLPYYLIGLIFLQTAFGLIELSHPDNSIPVNRFVTPLHIVPEWYFLAYYAVLKVIPSKTGGLLVFMLSTCQ